From Cygnus olor isolate bCygOlo1 chromosome 17, bCygOlo1.pri.v2, whole genome shotgun sequence:
gcttgtTCCTTGGACTATCCAGCCACTGGGAAAGAGACTGTGAGGGGAACAGAGATAAGGGTGTTTGCACTAAGAGAACAGGTGTGGACTTTGTCCTCCTTATCACTTTGCAGCCTCCGGCAACTTACTGAGTCAACAAAGCCATGAATAGTACAGCTGTTGCCTGTTGCTTAGACCTGTGTGCTCTTGCAACAGTTTCTCCATAATCGTAGGTAcatttttcccctgctgttATTCCTTTGATGCTGGTGTTGGATGCGACACCACTGTATTTCTACAGCATGCAAACCACTTCCACTGGAGATTTCACAGATGATACACAGCAGGATGCTCTTTGTTAAAAACTAAACCAGAATCTTTTCCATAGAGAGCCTCCTACACTCTTTGGTTCTAGACTTCATGGTTTCACGTCTATCTTTATTGTAATTTTCAGTGCTAGTGAAACTGATACACACAAAAGTcacaaaatcatgttttctctATTTCCCTTAGGAACTGCCATGGATACTCTAACAGATGATCTTAACAATCAGAGATTCACAGTCATTATAAAATCCCAAATCAGATTAGCGTCAAGTTTTGTGAATAGGTCTCAAGTAGGTCTGTCTATTCCTTCAGCTGTTACCCCAAATGAAGGTGGCAATAAGAGGAATTAATAGGTTGCCTGTTCTTCTGTAAAGCATGTAGAAGTTTGAGTGGGTCTAGATGTGTATCAATGGAATTGCACAACATAGCTGATGTGCAAGACCATAACCCTGGATGCTTTGGTGTACATATGCATACAGAGCTGTTGTGTGTCACTGTGATGAAAGCCTGTTCTCGTTTCCTGCACCACTGCACAGGATCTCCTCCTTGACAAGATTCAGAGCATGAGCTAGGTTCAGCCTAATGTCACAATGAATCTGTCCAGGAAAATGAAGTACATTTACCCCAGCGCCTATGCCTTAAAGAAGGAGGATAGAGAAGAAAAGGTACATAGAGAATGGCACAGAGCCAAAATTGAACAAGGTTCAGGACACAAAGGAATACCTTTCCCTTATTCAGCCAGTTAACGCTCTTGCCTCACCACATGCAGTGGTGATGGCTGATGTGCAGGGTGTGCCTCAGGAAGCTCCAGTGCACATCCGTGGCATCCAGGTCTGCTGAGCACTGGCATTAGAGATAGTTCTCCTGAGGAGTGTTTTCTGCTCCTTCTAGAGAGGATCCCTGGCGGGTAGCGAAGATGGTGAAATCCTACCTCCAGCAGCACAACATCCCTCAGCGCGAGGTGGTGGACACTACTGGTCTGAACCAATCTCACCTCTCACAGCACCTCAACAAGGGCACTCCCATGAAGACCCAAAAAAGGGCAGCCCTCTACACCTGGTACGTCCGCAAGCAGCGAGAGGTGGCCCAGCGTAAGTATGGCAACAATTGTTCCGTCTGTAACTCCGTAAAAGCCTGTGCTCTCCCTTGCTAATCTTTGCTCCCAGTTTCTATCAAGGAGAAGCCACTTTTGGCAGGAAGCTTAGAGAAGTCCATGTCAGTATTCAGTAAGGTGAACCAAACTGTACATGGAAAAACACCCCCTCATGAAGCAGCCTGCACTTATCCTGCACCACAACCCTCATTTGGCTAAAGAGAAGCAACCTAATGTTATCCATTTGCAATTACCATTTGACACCCATCCTCAGATTAAAACAGTGTAAGCAGACAGACAAAATTTCTGTCAGAGAACGAGGCTTTTGCAGTTTCAGCTAAAGCAAAAGTTCCCCTAGCAGCAAAAAGCTGCATGCTGCTGTACTTGCTGCAACAAAGCACTGTTGGCTGTCACCTTGTGTGCTCTAAGACCTCTCTTTATGGGCACCCGCTGGGAACCCATCCCTGCAGCATGCACTTCTGTATTACAAAAGTTTGCCTGGAATTGGTCATAGTTAATTTTGTATTGATGGGTTACAAGTAAAATGAGACATTTGGCCTTTAGATTGTTGTGGAGAAAAGGACTCCAGTCATACTTACTCTAAAGTCTCCTGCATCGGCTTTCACTCCTCCAAGGTGTGAGCAAAGATAAAATCCATGCAGAAAATGACAGGCAGCCTGTCATTTTTGCTTCCCAAAAGCAAATTCCTTTGCCCTCTTGTGCCTGCAGAATTCACACATGCTGGCCAGGGTATCTTGACAGAGGAGCCCATGGGAGACGATCTGCCCACCAAGAAGGGACGAAGAAACCGCTTTAAGTGGGGCCCTGCCTCACAACAGATCCTGTTCCAAGCCTACGAGAGACAGAAAAACCCCagcaaagaagagagagaggcacTGGTGGAAGAGTGCAACAGGTAAAGTTGGGTGTCTGGCTTTgaggaagggcagagcagggtcccTCTGCATTCTTGGTATGCTAGAGCTCGTGAGAGGCAGAATAATGGCACAGCAGTGGATGTCACCATTGCCACCAGCCACACTTGAATGAAATGCCACTGATGAACATCGCCTGTTCACACAGGATCCAGTAATGCCACACATCTTGCTACACCTTGCAGGATCCTTCCACATGGTGTGCAAGACCACAGTCACTTTGGGGCTGTGCACTTAACTCTATTTCTTTGACTAAGGTGAGCTCAGCAAGACTCCTTTTGTGCTTTCTCCTAACAGAGCAGAGTGTATTCAGAGAGGAGTTTCCCCATCCCAGGCCCAGGGCCTGGGCTCAAACCTGGTGACTGAGGTGCGAGTTTACAACTGGTTTGCCAATCGCAGGAAGGAGGAGGCTTTCCGGCACAAGCTGGCCATGGACACCTTCAGCGGGCCACAGcccacctctgctccccctctAACTCCTCACAACTCATCCTCCCTCCAGCCACCATCCGCTCTCTCACCCAGCAAAGTTCATGGTaagaaacaagcagaaggaGATTTGAAAGAGGCAGTCAAACCTGTCCAAACTCAGTCACTAAAACTTCACTCTTCCGGAAGTGAATTCACAGATAGAAAAAGCATAGAGATCATGTCTCCAAGTGGCTAGAAAAGCCAGGGTGACATTAAATTCAGTAACAAAACTTTCAGCCAGATCTCCTCACTTACTCTTTGACATCCTGCACTCCCTCCTGACTGGCAGACAGTAATCGCCTTTCAAGAAGTTATCCACTGGGCTGCTACCACAGGTTAATTCTGTATCTTTTCACTCTTGCACATGCCTATTGCTCTCTCCAATACATATAAGCACCATTACGCACTGTGGTTAAGTTTTCAGGCATCAGGAAAGGTCATTCTACACCCTAGAACGACAGAGCTTCTTCAGCTTCATAGGCCAGAGGCGGTAAACTGCTCTCACTCTGGGAAGAGATGATCTTGCTGAGACTCCTCTCTACACCTGCATCCCAGGAGGGGGCTTCCAGTGCACCCTGCTTGCTCCCTGCAAGGCACACAGCCATACCTTAAAGTCAGGATCAGAGGAAGGAGCTAGGCCAAGTTACAGAAGAGAGCCAGGTCAAACTGGTAAAAATGCCTGTTCTTGTTACCCTACCACCCACCTTGTCTCTAAACACTGAAGTTAAGTGCCCACAAAGGAAACTGAATTTAGCACTTGCCAAAGTTGCTCCGTTTCTCACTTCTGATGATCGGTTTCTCCCCTGTTGTGATGCAGGAGTGAGGTACAACCAACAGCCAGCCAGCGAGGCCGAGTCCTCCAGCAGCAACCACCACGGGAACAACTCCATGGTGACCACCCAAACCATCCTGCACCAGGTTTCTCCCCCTGGGCTGGAGCCCAGCCAGAACTTACTGAGCACAGACACTAAGCTGGTAAGTGACATACACTGAAGTACTGCTGCCTAGACAATGTCAAGTCCTCTGCCTGTGGTCACGATCTGGACTACTCAGAAACGGTATTTCCTCAAATACTCTTAAAGCCACCTTCTTACAGATAAGGGTCAGAGCCACTTTGCACTGGCTGTGTAATATGATCATTCTTGGGATACCTGTGACTGATGGGAAGGGTGAGCATTAGAACATGAAAGCAAGAACCACAGCCATTTCCttaagattaataaaaaaaagtctgtcctggcaaaaaaaataaaaaataagaacacaGCTCAAGGTATGACATGATTTCCCTCCTCCCAGGAGactcttttctcttctcctttccccactGACACTCTCTCATCATCTCCATCTGTCAGTTGAACTCTACACATCTCAGGATAGTTGATCAGACACCATTGAGACTAACAGACCAGAGACCAGTTACTTGCCCGTAAAAATTAAGCCCAACAGCCTGTTCGCAGCACACACCATTGAGATACCAGATATCTAGATTGCAGCAACCTACCTTCTCAAAGCAAATTtccttctgagatttttttgttttagactACACCTCCTTCCACATAACTAACAATTAAGCATTAGGACTACATGACTGGCCATCTTCAGTTTGCGCATGTTCCCTTGCCTATAGGAAATCAGTTGGCAGCAGTTGCACATACTGGCCTGAGGCAAAGCTGAGTTCATTATAAATGAGTATGATTTAAATCTCTGCAGTCGCTCACTCACTTTGCTGGTTTTCTGGTctctccctgaagaaaaaaaaatgttttcatgaggTGCAGAACATCTTCTTCTAAAGCTGTCTTCTAAAACTGCTATCAAGATGATTTGTCCCACTGTTTAACCTGTTAGCGCTTGCTCTTCCTAAAGAGTCcttatagatttttttctgatgggagaaaaaaaaaagtagtataaATGACAATTTTCTTTATCAGCTGAATTATTAGAATGATATTTTGGCGTTCCACAGTACTTTAACTACAGATCTCTAAAGGGCCTTGCAAATTCAAAACCCTGTTAGAGCATGGACAGAGGTGATGTGGTTCATTTCAGGGGCTGAGAAAATAGTTATTAAATTTCTTGGTGACTCAAGGTCACAAACTAAATCAGAAAGACATCTAAGCATAGAATATGTTCTACCCAATAGATATGCTTCATCTCTAAGAACAGGGAACTGTCAGTTAATGTGGCCTGAAGAAAATATGTGGAAAGAGATATAAAGAATTTTTTCAGCAACCCCTTTAAGGTCTCAGTCTGAAAACCCACTGGCCACAAAAGACTTGctgagagaaagggaaagtaCAGGCATTTCTCAGATGAAAGGGTGATGAAAAAGAGAGGAACTCCTGGATTCTGTACTGAGCTTCACAGCTAGAATCATCATATAGAATTACCTGAGCCTCTTAATTTCTCTGGGCACCATCTTCTACCCTAAGTTGTAAAGCACAGGATAAACCTACCCTACAGAGTGCAGTTGGACTGACCTCATTCACATGTGTACAGCCCTTCTGAGCCcttaagtatgaaaaaaataaaacagagcaagGATTTACTCTTATTAATTCATCAGTTGACCTTTCGTAGTTAACTGATGAGcatgagaaaacaggaaaactgcaGACAAGCAAGCATGAAGTCCTTCTAGTTAGCAAGGGGCCAAGGGCGGGCAGGCAGTGTATCACAGCCCTGGGACTCGCCAATTCAACCTGCTGCAGGTGGCCTTTTCACAGTCCTCCTTCCACACAGATCTCGGCTTCTGGAGGAACTCTCCCCCCTGTCAGCACCCTGACCGCCTTGCATAGCCTGGAGCAAAATCCACACGCACTGAGCCAGCAAACTCAGAACCTGATCATGGCATCACTGCCCGGTGTTATGGCAATTGGAGCTGGTGAGACCTCATCCCTAGCACCAGCGTTCACCAACACAGGTGCCTCCACCCTCGTGATAGGTGAGTAGTGTActcagctgtttgttttctggaatgACTGCTTATCGGGATTCAGATAGAGAGCTGCGTGTAATTGTCAGCATTACCTCCCTGCTTTCAGGGACAAAAGCACTAATTTGGCAGTGATAGGTACCCGGGGAAATTGCTACAAACACTAACGATCTTCAACTGCACTACTTACAAGTACCCATGTAATTAAGGGGCAGATGTTCCTTATTCATATTAGAATTAGGTTACACAGAAACCCAAGTCTTGAGAGCATGGGACTCTTGCAATCTATTCCCATGCCAATGTTTTGTCCTACTCCTGTGCACCTTCCAAAGACAAACATAATACCTCcttaaaactacaaaaattGAAACATGTTCCTAGTGCTTGAAAGACAAAACATCCTGCTCTATTTCTTGTAAAAAGCAGCATATGCCTTTGGAACCTACAGcagtaaaaacatttctttactttgACGGCTCTTCTGGACTTAAGATACTACTTTTCATTCCAGGACTAGTCTACTGCCAAAACGCATTTCATtagataaaggaaaataaaaagtatactCTCTTCTTATACCTTCTTCCCAGGAAGAAAGAAGTCCTATTTGTTCCATGGTGACAACTGTGAGCTAATTTCCATTTCCTCATTTATGTCTAAGATTATGACATTGTTTCTAATTCtgtgcaagcaaaaaaaaaaaaaggaaaagaaataggaggaaaaaagattCCCAGAGCATTACCACTGTCTCAGTGCTAGAGAGACTTGGTGACTTACACAAATAGGGTCCGGAGAGAAGTGAGTACTGATGTGTGAAACCTCTTACCTCTTTCTCACTGGTTCAAGTTCCAAAATTTGGCAGCCCAAACAAAATGAGTTTAATCTCTATTTCACGTGGCTGGACAACTACAGCATAGTAATCTCTGTTGCCAACAATTTcataacaaaaaagaataaaggaatgAGCTGGACACCGAGATGTAGCTCTGAGCTCCTCTCTGAGTGAGGACTCTCCAGTGGAGCTTTACACGGGGCTACCACTAAACTGGCAAGTGATCTATACTGCTACAAAGGGATGCAACCCAGGAGCAAACACGGGAAGTCAGAGGGGGTTTTATGGTACCTGTGTGCATTACATGCTTTGCACAGCCCCACTTCATTTTCACAGGCATGAAATCTACTCATAATCACGGCTTACCAACTTATTTCCTGAAAAGCAGGATCTGAACTCACCCTGCTACAACAGACCTGCCACAACCACGATTTCAGaggccctgctgcagagcagccactCCTCCCACAGCGTGAGACACCACTGACAGCAGTCCTTGTTTTTCAGGCCTGACTTCAACCC
This genomic window contains:
- the HNF1A gene encoding hepatocyte nuclear factor 1-alpha, which gives rise to MVSKLSHLQVELLGALLESGLTKETLIKALSEVEPYMLQSESQRAINALQTEKGESCPEIPNLPNGMGESRLSEDETSDDGEEFTPPIMKELENLSPEEAAHQKAVVERLLQEDPWRVAKMVKSYLQQHNIPQREVVDTTGLNQSHLSQHLNKGTPMKTQKRAALYTWYVRKQREVAQQFTHAGQGILTEEPMGDDLPTKKGRRNRFKWGPASQQILFQAYERQKNPSKEEREALVEECNRAECIQRGVSPSQAQGLGSNLVTEVRVYNWFANRRKEEAFRHKLAMDTFSGPQPTSAPPLTPHNSSSLQPPSALSPSKVHGVRYNQQPASEAESSSSNHHGNNSMVTTQTILHQVSPPGLEPSQNLLSTDTKLISASGGTLPPVSTLTALHSLEQNPHALSQQTQNLIMASLPGVMAIGAGETSSLAPAFTNTGASTLVIGLTSTQPQSVPVINSMGSSLTTLQPVQFSQQLHPSYQQPLMQQVQSHINQSPFMATMAQIQNPHALYGPKSEVAQYTHTGLLPQTMVITDTANLSALTNLTPTKQAFTSDSETHTESGMHTPVSQAPTIHLQNQDTTIQHLQPGPRLTSSPAVSSSSLVLYQSSDSTNSHSQLLPASHNVIETFISTQMASSTQ